Proteins encoded by one window of Panicum virgatum strain AP13 chromosome 7N, P.virgatum_v5, whole genome shotgun sequence:
- the LOC120683063 gene encoding protein NLP2-like, protein MDMPMPSNRAGCNGNISSPMGSSDDPFGVAATMNFDGYSELCSPSVADQIFSMLNDPSAAQQMFAMWSSLGSSPRASAMRDDMPFDTYSGPMDATAASTQRSNSVSALSPTGVDRELKVSDELVPQNGLQQGSNIIPRSVGNFLADKMLMALSLFRKSLSDGVLAQVWMPVEHDGRVVLSTFEQPFLLDQDLAGYREVSRNFLFSVKEEPGLHLGLPGRVFISGVPEWTSSVLYYSRPEYLRMDHALRHDIRGSLAMPIYDPSKGSCCAVLELVTNKEKSDFDAEMDSVCNALQAVNLLTTTDRSNQKVYSENQKSAFTEILDVLRAICHAHMLPLALTWVPTSNGINNGYCAGKNIGVDSQSGKSVLRIHESACYINDAKMQGFLHACTERHLEKGEGIAGRALKSNLPFFSPDIKEYSIEDYPLAHHARKFGLHAAVAIRLRSTYTGNDDYILEFFLPVNCKGCGEQQMLLNNLSSTMQRICKSLRTVSEAEDDNAGASGTAMHKKTNGTLPTGNTESSSHDDQPITESAFQDLSLGDKQGDREPDQAHSSSMRVAEKKRNTSEKNFSLDVLRKYFSGSLRDAAMSLGVCPTTLKRICRQHGISRWPSRKISKVNRSLKKIQTVINSVHGVDRSLQYDPATGSLVPAASLPDKMQFSACDTLPTSSVGKSMDKKSSPKSEQGFSSPDGWQRETCQFHVSSISKREDDEVRMLANNNNGSRNCASDVAKVTPHSNSEGAKGPLYTTGAVNSLCTREIVYINSPTSLHPSIDSAEDPTMGRNSSLVQQADVTMVDGHDTKEHIHPSTSSSGSASSQPTFKGNLGNAPKDRSSPALTVKATYNGDTVRFKFLPAMGWYHLLEQIAKRFKLTTGAFQLKYKDDEDEWVILANDSDLQECVDVLDSIGSRNVKLQVRDLPCHISSSGSSSCLQVEAHSP, encoded by the exons ATGGATATGCCTATGCCTTCCAACCGTGCCGGCTGCAACGGCAACATCAGCAGCCCCATGGGGTCTTCAGATGATCCCTTTGGTGTTGCTGCCACGATGAACTTTGATGGGTACTCAGAGCTCTGCAGCCCTTCAGTTGCTGATCAGATATTCTCGATGTTGAATGATCCCTCAGCTGCACAGCAGATGTTTGCTATGTGGTCATCCTTGGGATCGTCTCCGCGTGCTTCTGCTATGAGAGATGACATGCCATTCGACACCTATTCTGGACCTATGGACGCAACAGCAGCATCTACTCAAAGGAGCAATTCGGTGTCGGCGTTGAGTCCAACTGGTGTGGACAGAGAGCTAAAAGTTTCAGATGAGCTTGTTCCACAAAATGGTTTGCAACAAGGAAGTAACATCATTCCGAGGTCTGTGGGCAACTTTCTTGCAGACAAGATGCTCATGGCGCTGTCTTTGTTCAGGAAGTCATTGAGCGATGGTGTTCTCGCCCAAGTCTGGATGCCTGTTGAGCATGATGGTCGTGTCGTGCTGAGTACGTTCGAGCAGCCTTTTCTACTTGACCAGGATCTTGCAGGTTACAGAGAGGTGTCTAGGAATTTCCTGTTTTCAGTGAAAGAGGAGCCTGGGCTGCACCTAGGGCTTCCAGGGAGAGTCTTCATATCTGGGGTGCCAGAGTGGACCTCAAGTGTTCTCTATTATAGTAGGCCGGAGTATTTGAGAATGGATCATGCTCTTCGTCATGACATACGTGGGTCACTTGCTATGCCAATTTATGACCCCAGCAAGGGCTCTTGTTGTGCAGTGCTTGAACTTGTCACAAACAAGGAGAAGTCTGATTTTGATGCAGAGATGGACAGCGTTTGCAATGCCTTGCAG GCTGTGAACTTGCTGACAACAACAGATCGCAGCAATCAGAAG GTTTACTCTGAAAATCAGAAATCTGCTTTCACTGAGATTTTGGATGTTCTAAGAGCCATTTGCCACGCACACATGCTTCCATTGGCCCTTACATGGGTTCCTACATCAAACGGCATTAATAATGGTTATTGTGCTGGAAAGAATATTGGGGTTGATTCACAATCAGGAAAATCAGTACTCCGTATCCATGAATCAGCTTGTTATATTAATGATGCAAAGATGCAGGGGTTTCTTCATGCATGTACTGAACGTCATCTTGAGAAAGGGGAGGGTATCGCTGGCCGAGCACTTAAATCCAATCTGCCATTCTTCTCGCCTGATATAAAAGAGTACAGTATTGAAGACTACCCGCTTGCACACCATGCTCGTAAGTTTGGTCTACATGCTGCTGTAGCCATCCGGTTGAGGAGCACGTACACTGGTAACGATGACTACATTCTAGAATTCTTTCTCCCAGTCAACTGCAAGGGCTGTGGAGAGCAACAGATGTTATTAAACAACCTTTCCAGCACCATGCAAAGAATATGCAAGAGCTTGCGAACAGTTTCTGAAGCGGAGGACGATAATGCTGGTGCTTCTGGTACAGCAATGCACAAGAAGACTAATGGAACTTTACCAACTGGCAACACTGAAAGTTCCTCACATGATGACCAGCCAATTACAGAATCCGCATTCCAAGATCTATCTTTGGGTGACAAGCAAGGAGATAGAGAACCTGACCAG GCACATAGTAGCTCAATGCGAGTTGCAGAGAAAAAACGCAATACATCCGAGAAGAATTTTAGTTTGGATGTTCTTCGCAAATACTTTTCTGGGAGCCTGAGGGATGCTGCAATGAGCCTTGGTG TTTGTCCAACGACTTTGAAACGGATATGCAGACAACATGGAATTTCGCGATGGCCATCTCGAAAGATAAGCAAGGTTAATCGTTCAttgaagaagatccagactgtCATTAACTCGGTCCATGGTGTGGATAGATCCTTGCAGTATGATCCTGCTACTGGTTCCCTAGTTCCAGCAGCCTCTCTTCCAGATAAGATGCAATTCTCTGCTTGTGATACATTGCCTACTTCATCTGTTGGAAAATCAATGGACAAAAAATCCAGCCCGAAATCAGAACAAGGTTTCTCTTCACCTGATGGATGGCAAAGAGAAACTTGCCAATTTCACGTATCCAGTATATCGAAAAGAGAAGATGATGAAGTTCGAATGTTGGCGAACAACAACAATGGAAGTAGAAACTGTGCTTCTGATGTTGCAAAGGTCACACCACATTCAAACTCGGAAGGTGCAAAAGGTCCATTATATACCACTGGTGCTGTTAATTCTTTGTGTACCAGAGAAATAGTCTACATCAATTCTCCAACCTCTCTCCACCCAAGCATCGATAGTGCCGAAGACCCTACAATGGGAAGGAATTCATCATTAGTACAACAAGCAGATGTCACTATGGTCGACGGTCATGACACCAAGGAGCACATCCATCCTTCCACTTCTTCCAGCGGCAGTGCATCAAGTCAACCTACTTTCAAGGGGAACCTTGGAAATGCCCCCAAAGATAGAAGCAGCCCAGCACTGACAGTCAAGGCTACCTACAACGGTGACACAGTGCGGTTCAAGTTCCTACCAGCAATGGGCTGGTATCACTTACTGGAACAGATAGCAAAGAGGTTCAAGCTGACGACAGGAGCATTCCAGCTCAAGTACAAGGATGATGAGGATGAATGGGTGATCCTGGCGAACGACTCTGATCTCCAAGAGTGTGTGGACGTCCTTGATTCGATCGGCTCGCGCAACGTGAAGCTGCAGGTGCGTGACCTCCCGTGCCACATCAGCAGCtcaggcagcagcagctgcttgcAGGTGGAAGCGCACAGCCCATGA